In one uncultured Devosia sp. genomic region, the following are encoded:
- a CDS encoding MFS transporter codes for MKFGLDLPPQMKVFGAFFVYSFCMGSLFPRLPAIQEAMGVGEGQLGLALIGSACGTLISLTFAGRFLEAVGYRRVLLAAIPLLSLLYALASWAQNPLAFFLLLVPVGLTIGCIEIIINIEADRVEHAIGRRIMSRAHAFWSLGFFAAGMVGSFIAQSGLSPQYHLMLMIPVIILATLVILGRFQPAAHRTGSSSDETPHFARPTVTIMMLVAVCIAAMLMEGAGIDWSAIYMRNIFEATPFWAGIAVATVAGSQALARFFADGFVDRYSPVLVARVLIAVMGIGVLLVFFAPSIGFAWVAYLGFSLIGIGSSALFPLAMSAAAQQTDRPAAINVAALAQFSFTAFLLGPPLLGYIGEHFGLHWIFGVGIPLVLLGLATTQVLAPRPVTKVVTP; via the coding sequence ATGAAGTTCGGTCTCGACCTGCCGCCCCAGATGAAGGTCTTCGGGGCGTTCTTCGTTTACTCATTCTGCATGGGCAGCCTGTTTCCCCGCCTGCCGGCCATTCAGGAGGCCATGGGCGTCGGCGAGGGCCAGCTCGGCCTGGCGCTGATCGGCTCGGCTTGCGGCACGCTCATTTCACTGACCTTCGCCGGTCGCTTCCTTGAGGCCGTGGGCTATCGTCGCGTGCTGCTGGCCGCTATTCCGCTTCTGTCGCTGCTCTATGCGCTGGCCAGCTGGGCGCAGAACCCGCTCGCCTTCTTCCTGCTGCTGGTGCCCGTGGGGCTGACCATCGGCTGCATCGAGATCATCATCAACATCGAGGCCGATCGCGTCGAACATGCCATTGGCCGGCGCATCATGAGCCGTGCCCATGCCTTCTGGAGCCTGGGCTTTTTTGCCGCCGGCATGGTCGGCTCCTTCATCGCCCAGTCGGGCCTGTCGCCGCAGTATCACCTGATGCTGATGATCCCGGTCATCATCCTTGCGACGCTGGTCATTCTCGGCCGCTTCCAGCCTGCGGCCCACCGCACCGGCTCCAGCAGCGACGAGACGCCCCATTTTGCACGCCCGACGGTGACCATCATGATGCTGGTGGCCGTCTGCATCGCCGCCATGCTGATGGAAGGCGCCGGCATAGACTGGTCGGCCATCTATATGCGCAATATATTCGAGGCGACGCCCTTCTGGGCTGGTATCGCCGTCGCGACCGTGGCCGGTTCGCAGGCTCTTGCCCGCTTCTTCGCCGATGGTTTCGTCGATCGCTACAGCCCGGTTCTGGTGGCTCGTGTGCTGATTGCCGTCATGGGCATTGGCGTCCTGCTGGTGTTCTTCGCGCCCTCGATCGGCTTCGCCTGGGTGGCCTATCTCGGCTTTTCCCTGATCGGCATCGGCTCCTCGGCTCTCTTCCCGCTGGCCATGTCGGCGGCGGCCCAGCAGACCGACCGCCCGGCGGCCATCAATGTCGCCGCGCTGGCGCAATTCTCCTTCACCGCATTCCTGCTCGGGCCACCGCTGCTGGGCTATATCGGTGAGCATTTCGGCCTGCACTGGATCTTCGGTGTCGGCATTCCGCTGGTTCTGCTCGGCCTTGCCACCACTCAGGTCCTGGCGCCGCGCCCGGTCACCAAGGTTGTCACGCCATGA
- a CDS encoding LysR family transcriptional regulator → MDFSWDDLRLFLDVARLGGLSAATETTRLSAATLGRRVAALERQVGEPLFHRSQTGYRLTPAGEDLLARAEDVEAAMLSLRRWKEGSSGGRVVRLSAGPWTSAFLSSQIGDIWTVADRFTLELVTANQKVDIGRRNADLGIRNQRPTEQWLAGRLIGKVAYGLYSGRELINGVEAGYFVGVAGEGSQTHSARWIQARHGDRIALRGNDAMSVRELVAHGAGLSVFPCFVGDSDPRLIRIAPVIKELETDQWLVSHHEERHEPSVRAVGDRIVALMKRHAALFRGEQPLHGI, encoded by the coding sequence ATGGATTTCAGCTGGGACGATCTGCGGCTTTTCCTCGATGTCGCGCGACTGGGCGGGCTCAGTGCCGCTACCGAGACAACCAGGCTCAGTGCGGCAACGCTTGGGCGCCGCGTCGCTGCGCTTGAGCGGCAGGTCGGTGAGCCGCTGTTCCATCGCAGCCAGACCGGCTACCGCCTGACCCCGGCGGGCGAGGATCTGCTGGCGCGTGCCGAGGATGTCGAGGCGGCCATGCTGTCTCTGCGACGCTGGAAGGAGGGTTCGAGCGGTGGTCGCGTGGTGCGTCTCTCGGCTGGCCCATGGACCTCGGCTTTTCTCTCCAGCCAGATCGGCGACATCTGGACCGTGGCCGACCGGTTTACCCTCGAACTGGTCACCGCCAACCAGAAGGTCGACATCGGCCGTCGCAATGCCGATCTGGGCATTCGCAATCAACGGCCGACCGAGCAATGGCTAGCCGGGCGGCTGATCGGCAAGGTGGCCTATGGCCTCTACTCGGGGCGCGAGCTGATCAATGGCGTCGAGGCCGGCTATTTCGTCGGCGTGGCAGGTGAGGGGAGCCAGACCCATTCGGCGCGCTGGATCCAGGCCCGGCATGGCGACCGCATCGCCCTGCGCGGCAATGATGCCATGAGCGTGCGCGAACTGGTCGCCCATGGAGCGGGCCTGTCGGTCTTTCCCTGCTTCGTCGGCGACAGCGATCCCCGCCTGATCCGCATTGCCCCGGTCATCAAGGAACTCGAAACCGACCAGTGGCTGGTCAGCCATCATGAAGAGCGTCACGAGCCCTCGGTGCGGGCGGTGGGGGATCGCATCGTTGCGCTGATGAAACGCCATGCTGCGCTCTTCCGTGGCGAGCAACCGTTACACGGCATCTAG
- a CDS encoding DUF1127 domain-containing protein gives MLNAIQNRLSAWWQRDIAIRKLNAMDDHLLADLGTSRADIARFIRSTEEAGPPTAKSYRHKDTVRFRLDCVDA, from the coding sequence ATGCTCAATGCAATCCAGAACAGACTTTCTGCCTGGTGGCAGCGCGACATAGCCATCCGCAAGCTCAATGCCATGGACGACCACCTGCTGGCGGACCTGGGCACCAGCCGAGCGGACATCGCTCGCTTCATCCGCAGCACGGAAGAGGCGGGCCCGCCGACAGCGAAATCCTATCGGCACAAGGATACCGTGCGCTTCCGGCTCGACTGCGTTGATGCCTGA